In Pseudoliparis swirei isolate HS2019 ecotype Mariana Trench chromosome 2, NWPU_hadal_v1, whole genome shotgun sequence, the following are encoded in one genomic region:
- the atp5mc3a gene encoding ATP synthase membrane subunit c locus 3a: MYACAKFVSTPALVRAGSRALYRPLSASVLSRPELKTESSVAVSPLTQVTLRGFQTSAISRDIDTAAKFIGAGAATVGVAGSGAGIGTVFGSLIIGYARNPALKQQLFSYAILGFALSEAMGLFCLMVAFLILFAM, encoded by the exons ATGTACGCCTGTGCAAAGTTCGTCTCCACGCCGGCTCTG GTCCGTGCTGGTTCCCGGGCTCTTTACAGACCCCTCTCTGCCTCAGTGCTGTCCAGGCCTGAGCTCAAAACAGAG AGCAGCGTTGCTGTGAGCCCCCTCACCCAGGTCACACTGAGGGGCTTTCAGACCAGCGCCATCAGCAGGGACATTGACACCGCTGCCAAGTTCATCGGAGCTGGAGCTGCCACAGTCGGAGTAGCTGGATCTGGAGCTGGAATTGGGACTGTGTTTGGCAGTCTCATTATCGGCTATGCTAG AAACCCAGCTCTGAAGCAGCAGCTGTTCTCATATGCAATCCTGGGATTTGCCCTGTCTGAAGCCATGGGACTGTTCTGTTTGATGGTTGCTTTCCTTATCCTGTTTGCTATGTAA